CTGCGTAACGTGGCCGGAGTGCACTAGCTGCTCCCCGTCGCTAGACCCTAGCCGCAACGCTCCGTTTGAATCTACCCCCAGATATATTCCAGTAAGGCAGCGCTCCCCCTGATCTATCGTAAGTGTAGTGCAATTGTTTTCAAAACAGCTCAGTGATTCCCACTCCGCTCGAAAACCCTCAAACCCACCCTGCCCTATAAAAGCTGCGTGACACGCCAGTAGCTCTGCACTCATGCTTGGCAGCATCTCAGCTCTAGATATACTTCGCCCAGAGACGCTCTGTAGCGATGCTGAATGAGCGACATCTAGGGGGTGCTCGGTCAGGTTAAGACCAACCCCAACCAGAATAGCACGCGAGGCTCCCAAGTCCTGCACCTCTATTAATATCCCCCCTAGCTTTTTAAGCTCATTATTCTCAACAACAACGAGATCGTTAGGCCATTTTAGCTGAATAGTTACTCCGAATGAAGCAACAACCCGCGCGATCGCCACACCAACAACGAGCGAATATCCCGAGAGCTGCGAAACAGGGGCCTCAGTTGAAAAAACATAGGTACCCATAAAGGCTCCCTTGGATGAGCCCCAACTCCTCCCCTGGCGTCCCCTGCCGGAGCTCTGTCTCTCTGCAATAACTATAGAGTGCTGCCCTGATGGCGCTCCAGTCTCCTGCAGCGCGGCACGCGCCACATCCATGGTCGAAGAAACCTCATCGTAGATTCGAACAGAGGCGTAGCCAGCTAAGGTAATAAGGCTATAGCTTGTAGTCATGCTAGCTAGGA
The genomic region above belongs to Pseudomonadota bacterium and contains:
- a CDS encoding biotin--[acetyl-CoA-carboxylase] ligase, producing the protein MTTSYSLITLAGYASVRIYDEVSSTMDVARAALQETGAPSGQHSIVIAERQSSGRGRQGRSWGSSKGAFMGTYVFSTEAPVSQLSGYSLVVGVAIARVVASFGVTIQLKWPNDLVVVENNELKKLGGILIEVQDLGASRAILVGVGLNLTEHPLDVAHSASLQSVSGRSISRAEMLPSMSAELLACHAAFIGQGGFEGFRAEWESLSCFENNCTTLTIDQGERCLTGIYLGVDSNGALRLGSSDGEQLVHSGHVTQLSELRSQTPHGSICGANRG